The Pseudomonas pergaminensis nucleotide sequence CGATGCGACGCAGACCCAGACCTTTAACACACAGTTTGTGGTTAGGGATGCGGCCGGTCATGCTTTTGATCAGCGTTACTTTAACGGTAGCCATGATCAGAAGATCTCCTTGACAGTAAGGCCACGCTTGGCAGCGATGGACTCAGGAGATTGCATAGCTTTCAAACCTTTGAAAGTGGCGTGAACCACGTTTACAGGGTTAGTCGAGCCATAGCACTTGGCCAGAACGTTCTGAACGCCAGCAACTTCGAGGACAGCACGCATAGCGCCGCCAGCGATGATACCGGTACCTTCAGAAGCAGGCTGCATGTACACCTTCGA carries:
- the rpmD gene encoding 50S ribosomal protein L30, with amino-acid sequence MATVKVTLIKSMTGRIPNHKLCVKGLGLRRIGHTVEVQDTPENRGMINKAYYMLRVEG